The Pirellulales bacterium genomic interval CGAGAAGAGCTTAAGCCCATTGTATTGCGGCGGATTGTGGCTGGCGGAGATTTGGATGCCGCCGGCGGCGCGGTAATGGCGCACCAAGATACCAGTCGTCGGCGTGGCGGCAATCCCGGCGTCGATCACATCCCGGCCGACCGCCGTCAGCCCGCCAATGAGCGACGCGGCCAGCATCGGCCCGCTAGTCCGGCCATCGCGGCTAAGCACGATCGGCCCGGCCGCCAGCCCGGCAGCGAAAGCCGCCGCATAGCGCATCGCAATCTCCGGCGTCAAACTCTCGCCGACAACGCCTCGAAGACCGGACACACTGATGATCGGGGAAGGCATGGGGGAAAAGGCTGAAGGCTATAGGAGACAGGGGCACAACTGCCGGTTCCCCTTTCGCCGTTGCGGGAGAGGGGTTAGGGGTGAGGGGGAATCAGCGAAAACCCGCCCGCTACATTCGACGGCGGCGCGAAGTGCTTCCCCTCACCCCCGGCCCCTCTCCCGCGGCGGGGAGTGGGGAGAAAGCAGTATAGTGGATAGCCGATGTAAGCGTAGCTCGTCGCTGAGTGGATGGGTGCCATCCAACGATGCGTCGATGGCTGCCATGCCCACGGGGTGGCGCTTGGCAATACCACAATAGCCACCCGTGGCAATGCAAATCGCCCCGCCCTGAAAGGCCGATTCGACCAGCCCAGGCCGGAGCCGTGCGAGCGGCGTCCCCGGCCGTCGATCGTGCGTTGCCCGGCGAAGCGTCGGGCGATAGACTCTGCGGCATGTCCACCGCCACGCTTGAAAAACTCGATGCTGCCGCCGCTGCCGGCAAGATCACGGCCGACGCCGTTGCCTCGGTTCGCCGCTGGCTTGTCGAGCCGCGTTATGCTTCCTATGCCGCGGAAGTCGAGCGGCATATCGACGCCGGCATGTGGAAAGAGCTCGACGACGCGTTTTGGACCACGATCCCGTTTGGCACCGGCGGCCGGCGGGGAAAAATGTATCCGATCGGATCCAACACGATCAACGACCGCACGATCGGCGAAAGCGCCCAGGGCGTGGCCGATTATGTCGTCGAATTTGTTCGCTCCGCGCGGGGCAGCAACGCCGAGCTGCGCGCGGCGGTGGCTTACGACACGCGGCATCGCTCGCGCCACTTTGCCGAACTTTGCAGCGAGGTCATGGCCGCCGCCGGCTTTCGGATTTATTTTCTCGAAGGCTTCCGCAGCACGCCCGAGCTGTCGTTTACCGTGCGGCATTTTCACTGCGATTGCGGATTGATGATCACCGCCAGCCACAATCCGCCAAGCGACAACGCGGCGAAAGTGTATTGGTCGACCGGCGGACAAATTCTACCGCCGCACGATGCCGCGATCACGTCGCGCGTGATGTCGGTCGATGAAATCCGCCGGATGCCATTTGCCGAAGCGGTCGCGGCCGGACGGATCGAATATTGTCAGCAAGAAGCGGATGCGGAGTATATCGCCGCCGTGCGGTCGCAATCGCTGCCGGGCCCGCGCGAGTTGCGAATCGTCTATTCGCCCCTGCATGGCGTCGGCGGCTCGTCGGTGGTGCCGGTGCTCGCTGCCGATGGGTTTACCGATGTCGAAGTGTTTCAGCCGCATGCCGAGCCAAACGGCGATTTTCCGAATGTTCCCGGGTACGTCGCCAATCCTGAAAATCCGGCAATCTTCGCCGCGATCATGGCTCGCGGACAAGAAAGCGGCGCCGATTTGGCGATCGCCACCGATCCCGACGCGGATCGCGTCGGCTGCGCGGCGCCGGAAAAGGCTTCGGAAAAGGTGTCAGGAACCGATTCGCACTTGGCGGTCTCTGCCGCGTCGGCACTTGGCCCGAATCGGTTCCTGACACCTTTTCCGAAGTCCTTTCCGAAATGGCAAACGTTGAACGGCAATCAGATCGGCGCGCTGCTGACCGATTTCGTGCTCGATGCCCGCCGCCGGGCCGGCCGGCTTTCGCCCGAGCATTATGTCGTCAAAACACTCGTTACCACGGAAATGATCCGCCGCATCGCGGATTACTACGGCGTGCGAACGCTTGGCAATTTACAGGTGGGGTTCAAGTATATTGGGCAAGCAATCGACGAGGCCGGGCCGGAGCGGTTCGTGATCGGTTGCGAAGAATCGCATGGCTATCTGGTCGGCACGCATGTGCGCGATAAAGACGCGGCCGTGGCCGCGATGCTGCTGGCCGAGTTGGCGGCCCAATTGCGGGCGAAGCGGCAAACGCTGCACGAGCGGCTCGACGCGCTGTATTGGCAATTCGGCTATCATGCCGAGCAGCAGATCTCGCTGACGTTGCCCGGCTCGCAAGGGATGCGGCAAATCCAGTCGCTGATGGCCCGATTCCGTGCCGATCTGCCGCCGCCGCTCGGCGAGTTCACGATTCTGCGATCACGAGATTACCAATCGCTGACGGTTCGCTCTCCTGGCGAACGGGCCCGGCCGCTCGAAGGCCCGCGCGGTGATATGGTGATGCTCGATCTCGGCCGCGAAACACCGAGCGGACGTGTTGGCGCGGAATCGCCGATCGACAGCGGCGATTATCTGGCCATTCGGCCGTCGGGCACGGAGCCGAAGATCAAGCTCTATCTTTTCGCCTATGAGCCGCCCGAACAAATCGGCGACCTGGCGGAGACGAAAGCAGCGGTCGCCGAGCGGTTGCAATCGCTCGAAACCGCATTGACCGCTCTGGCGAAGGAAGTCTGAAGGT includes:
- a CDS encoding phospho-sugar mutase, yielding MSTATLEKLDAAAAAGKITADAVASVRRWLVEPRYASYAAEVERHIDAGMWKELDDAFWTTIPFGTGGRRGKMYPIGSNTINDRTIGESAQGVADYVVEFVRSARGSNAELRAAVAYDTRHRSRHFAELCSEVMAAAGFRIYFLEGFRSTPELSFTVRHFHCDCGLMITASHNPPSDNAAKVYWSTGGQILPPHDAAITSRVMSVDEIRRMPFAEAVAAGRIEYCQQEADAEYIAAVRSQSLPGPRELRIVYSPLHGVGGSSVVPVLAADGFTDVEVFQPHAEPNGDFPNVPGYVANPENPAIFAAIMARGQESGADLAIATDPDADRVGCAAPEKASEKVSGTDSHLAVSAASALGPNRFLTPFPKSFPKWQTLNGNQIGALLTDFVLDARRRAGRLSPEHYVVKTLVTTEMIRRIADYYGVRTLGNLQVGFKYIGQAIDEAGPERFVIGCEESHGYLVGTHVRDKDAAVAAMLLAELAAQLRAKRQTLHERLDALYWQFGYHAEQQISLTLPGSQGMRQIQSLMARFRADLPPPLGEFTILRSRDYQSLTVRSPGERARPLEGPRGDMVMLDLGRETPSGRVGAESPIDSGDYLAIRPSGTEPKIKLYLFAYEPPEQIGDLAETKAAVAERLQSLETALTALAKEV